The Syntrophorhabdaceae bacterium genome segment TCAAGGAGGTCGCGTCCTCGCCTTTAAATCGGATCGAGCCCCCCGAGGGCTCGTAGAGCTTGAGCAGGATCTTGCCGATGGTGGTTTTGCCGCACCCCGACTCTCCGACGAGACCAAAGGTCTCGCCTTCTTCAATGGCGAAGGAGACCTGATCAACAGCCCTCAAGTGACGCACCCTTTTCTTGAGAAAACCCGATGATATGGGGAAATACTTCTTGAGATCATTGATT includes the following:
- a CDS encoding ABC transporter ATP-binding protein, which encodes MGNIIEINDLKKYFPISSGFLKKRVRHLRAVDQVSFAIEEGETFGLVGESGCGKTTIGKILLKLYEPSGGSIRFKGEDATSL